Proteins encoded together in one uncultured Sphaerochaeta sp. window:
- the nifJ gene encoding pyruvate:ferredoxin (flavodoxin) oxidoreductase, with translation MGNKKRVTIDGNTAAAHIAYAFSEVAAIYPITPSSPMGEFADSWSSTGRKNLWGKTVEIMEMQSEAGAAGAVHGALAAGALTTTFTASQGLLLMIPNMHKIAGEMTPTVFHVSARSLAAQSLSIFGDHSDVMSCRNTGFAMTCANNVQETMDMALVAHLATLESQVPFLSFFDGFRTSHELQKVEEISYEDIKPLIKEEYIRRFRERAMRPEQPRLKVAAQNEDVYFQGRETVNKYYDVLPEMVQKYMDEVEKLTGRAYHLFDYVGAEDATDVVVIMGSGADTMEWASEYINKKGGKTGVLKVRLYRPFSAKHFLEALPSSVKRLAVLDRTKEPGSLGEPLYQDIITALSQMDKSDIKVYGGRYGLSSKDFTPSHAKAVFDHLAGKAFHNFTVGINDDVTKRSIPVQDMIDVSPEGVVSCMFWGLGSDGTVGANKNSIKIIGDNTDLNAQAYFSYDSKKSGGITVSHLRFGKGQLTMPWLIDHADFVACHNPAYIGRYDMLAPLKNGGVFLLNSQISSDEIFEHLTREMQEQIIEKKIRFYNINALEIAEKAGLGTRINTVMQAAFFKISQVLPETEAIDLVKQYIKKTFLKKGEDIVKKNWAAVDGASEALHEVAIPEKITKSYDPARLIPEDADDFAKDIMEPIMHLKGNDIPVSKMSFDGSLPTATAKFEKRGVAPFVPHWIAENCIQCNQCVQSCPHAAIRAKQIEPKHLEGAPETFKTLKSNTKNEKDLQFKIQVYTEDCQGCGVCIETCPSKEKSLVFSPIATEREAGEIANAEFFEDLPYDVLDGTKETTVKGLQFKQPLFEFSGACAGCGETPYVKMVSQICGDRMIVANATGCSSIYSGTFPTTPYTVRQSDGQGPSWGNSLFEDNAEYGLGMRLAVDSNREQLKIYIDQLLAMGTTDALKSAIEKSLELWDESSDAANDAQKAVKAALPEAIAAAKSDEEKDVLAKIDELKDYFADKVVFIMGGDGWAYDIGYGGVDHVVASGRNVNILVLDTEVYSNTGGQASKATPIAAVAKFANAGKEIGKKNMGFMCMTYGHAYVASIALGSNRLHAQKALQEAVAWKGPSIIFCYSPCINHGMNMRFSQVEEKKAVEAGYWPLYRFNPALEEGKRFSWDTKAATGSYQEFIKGEVRYTSLYKTNPENAEALFAKAEEDAKKRMSFLEKLGPLM, from the coding sequence ATGGGTAACAAAAAAAGGGTTACTATTGACGGAAACACCGCTGCCGCGCATATTGCCTATGCCTTCAGTGAAGTAGCCGCAATCTATCCGATCACCCCGTCCTCCCCGATGGGAGAGTTCGCGGATTCTTGGTCCAGTACTGGGCGTAAGAACCTTTGGGGAAAGACGGTAGAAATCATGGAGATGCAGTCTGAGGCTGGTGCGGCTGGTGCCGTTCATGGTGCTCTCGCTGCTGGTGCTTTGACCACCACGTTTACTGCAAGCCAGGGATTGCTTCTGATGATCCCGAACATGCACAAGATCGCTGGTGAGATGACACCAACCGTCTTCCACGTGTCTGCAAGATCTCTTGCTGCACAGTCTCTCTCAATCTTTGGTGACCACTCCGACGTCATGTCCTGCCGCAATACCGGCTTTGCCATGACCTGTGCAAACAATGTACAGGAGACCATGGACATGGCCTTGGTCGCACACTTGGCTACACTTGAGTCCCAAGTTCCCTTCCTCAGCTTCTTTGATGGTTTCAGAACTTCTCACGAGTTGCAGAAGGTCGAGGAAATTTCTTATGAAGACATCAAGCCGTTGATCAAGGAAGAGTACATTCGCCGCTTCCGTGAAAGAGCAATGCGCCCAGAACAGCCAAGGCTGAAGGTTGCAGCACAGAACGAAGACGTCTACTTCCAGGGTCGTGAGACTGTCAACAAGTACTACGATGTACTACCTGAGATGGTCCAGAAGTACATGGATGAAGTAGAGAAGCTTACCGGTAGGGCATACCACCTCTTCGACTATGTTGGTGCAGAAGATGCAACTGATGTAGTGGTTATCATGGGTTCCGGTGCCGATACCATGGAGTGGGCCAGCGAATACATCAACAAGAAGGGTGGCAAGACCGGTGTTCTCAAGGTTCGCCTCTATCGCCCGTTCAGTGCAAAGCACTTCCTGGAAGCTCTTCCCTCTTCTGTGAAACGTCTTGCAGTTCTTGACCGCACCAAGGAGCCTGGCTCCCTCGGTGAGCCCCTCTACCAGGATATCATCACTGCTCTCAGCCAGATGGATAAGAGCGATATCAAGGTATACGGTGGACGATACGGTCTTTCCAGCAAGGACTTCACTCCTTCCCACGCAAAGGCTGTCTTTGATCACCTTGCAGGCAAGGCGTTCCACAACTTCACCGTTGGTATCAATGACGATGTAACCAAGAGATCTATTCCTGTACAGGACATGATTGACGTTTCTCCAGAGGGTGTGGTTTCCTGCATGTTCTGGGGTCTTGGCTCTGACGGTACTGTTGGTGCAAACAAGAACTCGATTAAGATCATTGGTGACAACACCGATCTTAATGCCCAGGCATACTTCTCTTACGATTCGAAGAAGAGTGGTGGTATCACCGTCAGTCACCTTCGCTTTGGTAAGGGCCAGCTGACCATGCCTTGGTTGATTGACCATGCTGACTTTGTTGCATGTCACAACCCTGCTTACATCGGTCGCTATGACATGCTTGCTCCTCTCAAGAATGGTGGTGTTTTCTTGCTCAATAGCCAGATCTCATCCGATGAGATTTTCGAGCACCTGACTCGCGAAATGCAGGAACAGATCATCGAGAAGAAGATTCGTTTCTACAACATCAATGCACTTGAGATTGCAGAAAAGGCAGGTCTTGGTACCCGTATCAATACCGTTATGCAGGCTGCATTCTTCAAGATCAGTCAGGTTCTTCCTGAGACTGAAGCCATCGATTTGGTCAAGCAGTACATCAAGAAGACCTTCCTCAAGAAGGGCGAGGACATCGTTAAGAAGAACTGGGCAGCAGTTGATGGTGCCAGTGAGGCTCTTCATGAGGTTGCTATTCCTGAGAAGATCACCAAGAGCTATGATCCTGCTCGCTTGATCCCTGAGGATGCTGACGACTTTGCAAAGGACATCATGGAACCCATCATGCACCTCAAGGGCAACGATATTCCTGTTTCCAAGATGTCTTTCGATGGAAGCCTGCCTACCGCTACTGCAAAGTTCGAGAAGCGTGGTGTTGCTCCCTTCGTTCCCCACTGGATTGCTGAGAATTGTATTCAGTGTAACCAGTGTGTACAGTCCTGCCCACACGCAGCAATTAGAGCAAAGCAGATTGAACCCAAGCATCTCGAAGGTGCTCCAGAAACCTTCAAGACGCTGAAGTCCAACACCAAGAACGAGAAGGATCTCCAGTTCAAGATTCAGGTGTACACCGAAGATTGTCAGGGTTGTGGTGTCTGTATTGAGACCTGCCCAAGCAAGGAGAAGTCCCTTGTATTCAGCCCAATCGCAACCGAGCGTGAAGCTGGTGAGATTGCCAATGCAGAGTTCTTCGAAGATCTTCCCTACGATGTGCTTGATGGTACCAAGGAAACCACGGTCAAGGGTCTGCAGTTCAAGCAGCCACTCTTCGAGTTCAGTGGTGCTTGTGCCGGATGTGGTGAGACTCCTTACGTCAAGATGGTCTCCCAGATTTGTGGCGATCGCATGATTGTTGCAAACGCAACTGGTTGTTCTTCCATCTACAGTGGTACCTTCCCAACCACTCCTTACACTGTCCGCCAGAGTGACGGCCAGGGTCCTTCCTGGGGCAATAGCCTCTTCGAGGACAATGCAGAGTATGGTTTGGGTATGCGCCTTGCTGTCGATTCCAACCGTGAGCAGCTGAAGATCTACATCGACCAGCTCCTTGCAATGGGAACCACCGATGCGCTCAAGAGTGCCATCGAGAAGTCCCTTGAACTTTGGGATGAGTCCTCCGATGCCGCCAACGATGCACAGAAGGCTGTTAAGGCAGCACTTCCTGAAGCAATCGCTGCTGCAAAGAGTGATGAGGAGAAGGACGTACTCGCCAAGATTGACGAGTTGAAGGACTACTTCGCTGACAAGGTTGTCTTCATCATGGGTGGAGATGGATGGGCCTATGATATCGGTTACGGTGGTGTTGACCACGTTGTTGCCTCCGGCAGAAACGTCAACATCCTGGTACTCGATACCGAGGTATACTCCAACACCGGTGGACAGGCTTCCAAGGCAACTCCGATTGCAGCTGTTGCGAAGTTCGCAAACGCTGGTAAGGAGATTGGCAAGAAGAACATGGGCTTCATGTGCATGACCTACGGACATGCTTATGTTGCATCCATCGCTCTTGGTTCCAACCGCTTGCATGCCCAGAAGGCTTTGCAGGAAGCAGTTGCTTGGAAAGGTCCTTCGATCATCTTCTGTTACTCCCCGTGTATCAACCACGGCATGAACATGCGTTTCAGCCAGGTTGAGGAGAAGAAGGCAGTGGAAGCTGGCTACTGGCCGCTTTACCGCTTCAACCCCGCACTCGAGGAAGGCAAGAGATTCAGCTGGGATACCAAGGCAGCTACTGGTTCTTACCAGGAGTTCATCAAGGGTGAGGTTCGCTACACTTCGTTGTACAAGACCAATCCTGAGAATGCTGAGGCACTCTTCGCCAAGGCCGAGGAAGATGCAAAGAAGCGCATGAGCTTCCTTGAGAAACTTGGTCCGTTGATGTAA
- a CDS encoding adenosylcobalamin-dependent ribonucleoside-diphosphate reductase, giving the protein MSVAKNELNPLGRKIFLDRYALKDVQKETLKVGDVVVAVSNPKTGQREIGMVSELNDGDAITVKLDEGTILHVKREDVDKPLETDPAQMLARVAKGIASQEKPEVRKQWEKEFNWLLEDWKFVPGGRILTGAGTDQNLTYFNCYVIPSPKDSRGGIIASLGQMTEIMSRGGGVGMNISSLRPRHSYVKGVNGRSSGSVSWGGLFSFVTGLIEQGGSRRGALMLILNVWHPDILDFIESKREMGKITNANISVGITDDFMDAVRSDGDWNTYFPDTTDPDYNEKWDGDIEKWKKSGHKVQVYQTMKARKIWDAIVESAWASAEPGVFFIDRYNKMSNSWYYSSIQSTNPCGEQGLPPWGVCNLGSINLSRFVKNKNVNYKDLGRAVRLAVRFLDDVIDDTPYFFEENKRQQQSERRIGLGTMGLADMLIKMELAYGSEESLSFIEELYKFICVEAYAESCDLAKEKGSFSLFDAEKLLESGFMKQMPEEIRQKVREQGLRNVTLLTQAPTGTTGTMVNTSTGIEPYYFWEWERTGRMGTNIERVKVYDDWVKDNPGAKKPDYFVSAMDLAPEGHVKVQAAIQKWVDSSISKTGNTPKEYTIEQTGNLYELLYDLGCKGGTTYRDGSRDTQVLTVKKEEKKEAPVVTRSSEPKPRVRSTVLRGTTYRKATPIGTAYITVNCDGPDPSDIFEVFINVAKVGSDVAADAEGLGRLISLLLRMPSPLTPDQRAQAIISQLSGIGSGRSMGFGRNRVMSLPDAVAQVLQQHIGSTDSDRDASRLPDEEDEDEDVGQLDLGLPASGSSVKPDICPICGNVTFVNIEGCKKCFSCGHSEC; this is encoded by the coding sequence ATGAGCGTTGCTAAGAATGAATTGAATCCGTTGGGTCGTAAGATTTTCCTTGACCGTTATGCACTGAAAGATGTCCAGAAAGAGACGTTGAAGGTTGGGGATGTTGTGGTTGCAGTAAGCAACCCAAAGACTGGTCAGCGAGAGATTGGGATGGTAAGCGAATTGAACGATGGAGATGCCATCACCGTCAAACTTGATGAAGGTACTATCTTGCACGTGAAACGTGAGGATGTTGACAAGCCGCTTGAGACCGACCCAGCACAGATGCTTGCTCGTGTAGCGAAAGGTATTGCTTCCCAAGAGAAGCCGGAGGTGCGAAAGCAATGGGAAAAAGAGTTCAATTGGCTCCTGGAGGACTGGAAGTTTGTCCCTGGAGGCAGGATTCTCACCGGTGCGGGAACGGATCAGAACCTAACCTATTTCAACTGCTACGTGATCCCTTCCCCGAAGGACAGTCGTGGTGGCATCATAGCCTCTTTGGGCCAGATGACCGAAATTATGAGCCGAGGGGGGGGAGTCGGTATGAACATATCATCCCTCAGGCCACGGCACAGCTACGTCAAGGGCGTAAACGGCCGCTCCAGTGGCTCGGTAAGCTGGGGCGGGCTCTTCAGCTTCGTAACCGGCCTGATTGAACAGGGTGGCTCCCGTCGTGGTGCCTTGATGTTGATTCTCAACGTCTGGCATCCCGATATTCTCGATTTCATTGAATCAAAGCGGGAAATGGGCAAGATTACCAATGCAAACATCTCTGTTGGAATTACCGACGATTTCATGGATGCAGTACGCAGTGATGGGGATTGGAATACCTATTTCCCTGATACCACCGACCCTGACTATAATGAAAAGTGGGACGGTGATATCGAGAAATGGAAGAAGAGTGGGCATAAGGTCCAGGTGTACCAAACAATGAAAGCACGAAAGATTTGGGATGCCATTGTAGAGAGTGCCTGGGCAAGTGCTGAACCTGGGGTTTTCTTTATCGATCGCTACAACAAGATGTCCAACTCCTGGTACTACTCCTCCATCCAGAGCACCAATCCATGTGGGGAACAGGGTCTTCCTCCTTGGGGGGTCTGTAATCTTGGATCCATCAACCTCAGTAGGTTTGTGAAGAACAAGAACGTGAATTACAAGGATTTGGGAAGGGCCGTCCGTTTGGCCGTCCGTTTCCTTGACGATGTCATTGATGATACCCCCTACTTCTTCGAGGAGAACAAGAGGCAGCAGCAGAGTGAGCGTCGTATCGGGCTGGGGACCATGGGCCTTGCCGATATGTTGATCAAGATGGAACTCGCCTATGGCAGCGAAGAGTCCCTGTCCTTTATTGAGGAGCTGTACAAGTTCATCTGTGTTGAAGCCTATGCAGAGAGTTGTGATCTTGCAAAGGAGAAGGGAAGCTTCTCTCTCTTCGACGCTGAGAAGTTGCTTGAGAGCGGCTTCATGAAGCAGATGCCGGAAGAGATCCGCCAGAAAGTCCGCGAGCAGGGCTTGAGGAATGTCACGCTTCTGACGCAGGCCCCTACTGGAACCACCGGAACGATGGTCAATACCTCCACTGGAATCGAGCCCTACTATTTCTGGGAATGGGAGAGAACAGGAAGGATGGGAACGAACATCGAGCGGGTAAAGGTGTATGATGATTGGGTAAAGGATAATCCCGGAGCGAAGAAGCCTGACTACTTCGTCTCTGCTATGGACCTTGCTCCTGAAGGGCATGTCAAGGTGCAGGCAGCAATCCAGAAGTGGGTCGATTCCTCTATCTCCAAGACAGGAAATACACCCAAGGAGTACACGATAGAACAGACAGGCAATCTCTATGAGTTGCTCTATGACCTTGGTTGTAAGGGTGGTACCACCTATCGTGATGGGTCACGTGATACACAGGTCTTGACGGTCAAGAAAGAGGAGAAGAAGGAAGCTCCTGTGGTGACCCGTTCCAGTGAACCAAAGCCACGGGTACGCTCCACAGTTCTGAGAGGAACCACCTACCGAAAGGCCACTCCGATCGGAACAGCTTACATAACCGTAAATTGTGATGGTCCGGACCCGAGTGATATTTTTGAGGTTTTCATCAATGTAGCAAAGGTGGGAAGTGATGTGGCAGCCGATGCAGAGGGACTTGGAAGACTGATCAGCTTGCTGCTTCGCATGCCTTCTCCCCTGACCCCAGACCAGCGTGCCCAGGCGATCATCAGCCAGCTTTCGGGGATCGGAAGTGGCCGCTCCATGGGATTCGGACGAAACCGGGTTATGAGCCTGCCTGATGCAGTAGCACAGGTTCTGCAACAGCATATCGGATCAACCGACTCCGACCGTGATGCCTCCCGTCTTCCTGATGAGGAGGATGAGGATGAAGATGTTGGTCAGCTGGACCTCGGCCTTCCTGCTTCCGGTAGCTCGGTGAAGCCCGATATCTGCCCGATCTGCGGTAATGTCACTTTTGTGAATATCGAAGGTTGCAAGAAATGTTTCTCTTGCGGCCATAGTGAGTGTTGA
- a CDS encoding MFS transporter, with translation MGNTRITRPLVAGFSLYRGLERNVYILFIIRIINRFGDFVQLLLVLILTGKLGLSPAQAGFFVSFSVIATMVGQFSSGYIADRWGRKTPLVICQAVVSLSYLASAVMFGSFPHLVPYLILLSSPFRGGTSPLTNTMVADFSPSDQLSRSFSLLYLGTNIGVALGPVAASFLYARSIVLLFVFSSFLIFLSTLLLLLGIPKSETLYTKETANSNKKLQMPPILILFFILFALYGLAYAQNTFTLPLQFASLYGEVIGSSRYALLMTVNAVTVLLATAFLTTWTHKLGQLPSMAIAMLFYVVGYGMYAGCTVFPLFLVATCIWTFGEILMATNANVFVNAYAPPSLRSRCNSSLTIASSLGHSIAPTGGGLLLAVSGYGQLWGISAGLCFLLGCGYIALNKYLKS, from the coding sequence ATGGGAAATACACGTATAACCCGTCCTCTTGTGGCGGGTTTTTCCTTGTACAGGGGTCTGGAGAGGAATGTTTATATTCTGTTCATAATCCGAATCATCAATAGGTTCGGGGATTTTGTGCAGCTGCTCTTGGTCCTCATTCTCACCGGCAAACTAGGGCTCTCTCCAGCCCAGGCGGGATTCTTTGTCTCATTCAGCGTTATTGCCACCATGGTTGGTCAGTTCTCCAGTGGGTATATTGCTGACCGATGGGGAAGAAAGACTCCTCTGGTAATCTGTCAGGCTGTGGTCAGTCTCTCATATCTTGCAAGTGCTGTGATGTTTGGTTCATTTCCTCATCTGGTACCGTATTTGATCCTTCTCTCCAGTCCTTTCCGTGGAGGGACCTCTCCCCTCACCAATACCATGGTTGCTGATTTCAGCCCGAGTGATCAGCTTTCTAGGTCGTTCAGTCTTCTCTATCTGGGGACGAATATCGGGGTTGCGCTTGGTCCTGTTGCAGCTTCCTTTCTCTATGCACGTTCGATCGTGTTGCTCTTTGTATTCTCCTCTTTCCTGATTTTCCTCTCCACACTTCTGCTACTGCTTGGAATACCGAAGAGTGAAACCCTCTATACCAAGGAAACAGCTAATTCTAACAAGAAACTACAGATGCCTCCCATCCTGATACTCTTTTTTATTTTGTTTGCCCTCTACGGCCTTGCCTATGCCCAGAATACCTTTACCCTGCCCCTCCAGTTTGCTTCTCTGTATGGGGAGGTGATTGGTTCAAGTCGTTATGCATTGTTGATGACGGTAAATGCCGTCACGGTATTGCTGGCCACAGCGTTCCTCACCACATGGACGCATAAACTGGGACAGCTCCCTTCCATGGCGATCGCCATGCTGTTCTATGTGGTTGGGTATGGGATGTATGCTGGTTGTACTGTCTTTCCCCTTTTCCTGGTCGCAACATGTATCTGGACCTTTGGGGAGATTCTGATGGCAACTAATGCCAATGTGTTTGTGAATGCCTATGCGCCTCCCTCTCTTCGGTCAAGGTGTAACTCATCACTTACCATTGCATCCAGCCTTGGACACTCCATTGCCCCAACAGGCGGGGGGTTGTTGCTGGCAGTGAGCGGATATGGCCAGCTCTGGGGTATCTCGGCAGGGCTTTGTTTTCTTCTTGGGTGCGGTTATATTGCACTAAATAAATACTTAAAGAGCTGA
- the gdhA gene encoding NADP-specific glutamate dehydrogenase — protein MYTLESVMKELERKNPAEPEFIQAVSEVVESVLDVVNENPVYEKHRILERMTEPDRVYTFRVEWEDDEGNLQVNRGYRVQFNNAIGPYKGGLRFHSSVTLGTLKFLGFEQTLKNSLTTLPMGGGKGGSDFNPRGKSDSEILRFCRSFMTELQKYIGPETDVPAGDIGVGAREIGFLYGQYKRIRGENTGVLTGKGLGFGGSLVRPEATGYGTMYFAQAMLETHQDSLEGKRISLSGFGNVAWGAAMKATELGAKVVAISGPDGYIYDEEGVGTPEKWAFMQYLRSSNNDVVAPYAERFGAKFIAGKKPWEVPVDLAFPCAIQNELDKEDAKSLVANGVKYIVETSNMGCTADAATYFIEQRIPYAPGKAANAGGVAVSGLEMSQNAMHLSWSAEEVDEKLKGIMGKIHQSCILEGWEEDGYINYVKGANIAGFKKVADTMVQLGY, from the coding sequence ATGTATACCCTTGAATCAGTAATGAAAGAACTGGAGAGAAAGAATCCCGCGGAACCTGAGTTCATCCAGGCAGTCAGCGAGGTGGTGGAAAGTGTCCTCGACGTGGTCAATGAGAATCCTGTCTATGAAAAGCATCGGATTCTCGAGAGAATGACCGAACCCGACCGGGTATACACCTTTCGAGTCGAGTGGGAGGATGATGAAGGAAATCTTCAAGTAAATCGTGGATATCGTGTTCAATTCAATAATGCAATCGGACCCTATAAGGGAGGTCTCCGTTTCCACTCCAGTGTTACCCTGGGGACATTGAAGTTCCTTGGTTTTGAACAGACACTGAAGAATAGCCTTACCACGCTTCCCATGGGTGGCGGTAAGGGAGGCAGTGATTTCAATCCACGTGGCAAGAGCGATAGCGAAATTCTCCGATTCTGTCGTTCTTTCATGACTGAGTTACAGAAATATATCGGTCCTGAGACAGACGTACCTGCTGGGGATATTGGGGTAGGAGCTCGTGAGATTGGTTTTCTCTATGGACAGTATAAGCGTATCAGGGGAGAGAATACGGGCGTTCTGACCGGTAAGGGCCTTGGCTTTGGTGGTTCTCTGGTCCGTCCTGAGGCAACAGGCTATGGAACCATGTACTTTGCACAGGCTATGCTTGAGACGCATCAGGATAGCTTGGAAGGGAAACGAATTTCACTCAGTGGATTCGGGAACGTTGCTTGGGGAGCTGCCATGAAGGCGACTGAATTGGGAGCCAAGGTAGTTGCGATCAGTGGCCCTGATGGGTATATCTATGACGAAGAGGGGGTCGGTACTCCTGAGAAGTGGGCCTTCATGCAGTATCTGCGTTCTTCAAACAATGATGTGGTTGCTCCCTATGCTGAACGATTTGGAGCGAAATTCATTGCAGGAAAGAAGCCTTGGGAAGTTCCTGTTGATCTTGCGTTCCCCTGTGCCATCCAGAACGAGTTGGATAAGGAAGATGCAAAATCCCTCGTTGCGAATGGAGTCAAATATATTGTTGAGACTTCAAATATGGGTTGTACGGCTGATGCAGCAACATACTTCATTGAGCAACGTATTCCCTATGCCCCAGGTAAGGCAGCCAATGCAGGAGGTGTTGCTGTCAGTGGACTCGAGATGAGTCAGAATGCCATGCATCTCTCCTGGAGTGCTGAAGAGGTCGATGAGAAGTTGAAGGGTATTATGGGGAAAATCCATCAATCATGCATCTTGGAAGGATGGGAAGAGGATGGGTATATCAACTATGTGAAGGGAGCAAATATTGCTGGCTTCAAGAAGGTTGCCGATACCATGGTGCAACTCGGCTATTGA